In the Drosophila gunungcola strain Sukarami unplaced genomic scaffold, Dgunungcola_SK_2 000001F, whole genome shotgun sequence genome, one interval contains:
- the LOC128261715 gene encoding sodium/hydrogen exchanger 3 isoform X5 has product MSNRTEQDYDSATPALQQQMNLARRACWRRNQSSSTQLPPQNTITITREAASRLELVNPEIAKQIDAEAQPPRDETKTRLEPQTATATRNTKWASDWRGILGKRMLLICALVLILGLVQGRPNTSAVGVASAKDAVTQLNLPMDVDVGLDPTQSAKLPRSEALKSSDQDAESGEAHKMERYPLSSVDFARVKTPFIIGIWILSASIAKIGFHMTPKLHLIFPESCLLIVVGVVIGVVLYFCTDVAVSPLTPNTFFFYMLPPIILDAGYFMPNRLFFDNLGTILLMAVVGTIFNIATIGGSLYACGRMGIYGEGETPNLMDVFLFASLISAVDPVAVLAVFEEIHVNEILYIVVFGESLLNDAVTVVMYHMMESYNEIGLDKIIAQDIASGVGSFFVVALGGTAIGIIWGFLTGLVTRFTDHVRVIEPIFIFVMAYLAYLNAEIFHMSGILAITFCGITMKNYVESNISQKSHTTVKYALKMLSSSAETIIFMFLGVATVNNMHVWNTWFVVLTIAFCSVFRVIGVILLSALANRFRLHKLSRVDQFVMSYGGLRGAVAFALVLLVDENVVKQKNMFVTTTIAVIYFTVFLQGITIKPLVKILNVKRANKRKPTMNERIHERFMDHLMAGIEDIVGKTGNYNVRDKFKRFDNRFIRPLLIRDLKGAEPKIIETYSKLTMRDAMEVMRRNPSTIGQMTGTESMSALFRNYTNNYIGGRWAPPTIYTTCPSLTNLDNTCSRNLDMAELDYNPSKKDLTDARIHHLLAEELKPYRRASIQMHRRLSYSRHAVDDRDLSTQVNYKMQMNFRRMFNDRKHHKRSKRGASNKEAKENVKQNHVSFHDFQQNGTTKQLTNAEECQQNPNEINVVGPSDDWDDGLTFTAKSSPDSDRANNNSLIAHIQNLPGFDASKARIVVQHYAPRVDDSPETDLDSPDQAVGPTAAELILPWRRDRSYQSIVAEHPIPEEDRNLSRESDGERRVATPTATESQLPWKRQGDECTDAVQQNEFPAWASNKEYLAYNSPSATFLGGINKPKQPKSVIGLFRRESSSSKAGSVGIGSTGAVDTAASGSVDPMVVPMSTQPPNAPSTSMHNPRLDKRSQSISSGSLGAGAHQLGTDGHSGPFPVTASHRRNVRRGSMLELSGLIATGRRPSRILQFSPGTTNLLVSATFTTPSPPPPSTCTSTTTTTTTTVNTTTTSTNNNNTNNSTETTSASATNSTPTSPRSEDSATYAYCPKDTIPEESSYQHGHSKSLCEPADSDDWEGAPLSTAAAGEANSERMMRLSGREPLLPRPSNTPRAQIRRMNAGAVGGAAVSQAGRKNQVTKALLDYEDSETDSEENDDDDDDDDEDEDFDSYDDENIVVTTFTTPATGRRSGSSPGSGSEANATTMTTTTTSIRLTRNNDESII; this is encoded by the exons ATGAGCAATCGCACGGAGCAGGATTACGACAGTGCCACTCCGGCGCTGCAACAGCAGATGAATCTGGCCCGAAGAGCCTGCTGGAGGCGGAACCAATCCTCCAGCACTCAGTTACCCCCCCAaaatacaattacaattaccaGAGAGGCAGCCAGTCGCCTGGAGTTAGTTAATCCCGAGATTGCGAAACAAATCGATGCAGAAGCTCAACCACCGAGAGATGAAACCAAAACAAGATTAGAACCACAAACTGCAACCGCAACACGCAACACAAAATGGGCATCCGACTGGCGGGGGATTCTCGGCAAAAGGATGCTGCTCATCTGCGCCTTAGTCCTGATCCTTGGACTCGTCCAGGGGCGGCCCAACACGAGTGCTGTGGGCGTGGCGTCGGCCAAGGATGCAGTCACCCAACTTAAT CTGCCCATGGACGTGGATGTGGGTCTGGATCCAACACAATCGGCAAAATTGCCTCGTTCGGAGGCACTGAAATCCAGCGACCAGGATGCGGAAAGCGGCGAAGCGCACAAGATGGAAAGGTATCCACTCTCCAGCGTGGATTTTGCCCGGGTAAAGACGCCTTTCATCATCGGAATCTGGATTTTATCTGCCAGTATAGCCAAAATCG GTTTCCATATGACGCCCAAACTGCATCTTATATTTCCGGAGTCGTGCCTGCTGATTGTCGTGGGCGTGGTCATTGGGGTGGTGCTCTATTTTTGCACCGACGTCGCCGTCTCCCCGCTGACCCCCAACACCTTCTTCTTTTATATGCTGCCACCGATTATCCTGGACGCCGGATACTTTATGCCCAATCGATTGTTCTTCGACAACCTGGGCACCATCCTGCTGATGGCGGTGGTCGGAACCATCTTCAACATAGCCACCATCG GTGGCTCGTTGTACGCCTGCGGAAGGATGGGCATTTACGGGGAGGGCGAGACTCCGAATCTGATGGACGTATTTCTGTTTGCCTCCCTCATATCCGCCGTGGATCCGGTGGCTGTTTTGGCCGTGTTCGAGGAGATACACGTCAACGAGATCCTGTACATTGTCGTCTTTGGCGAGTCCTTGCTGAATGATGCCGTTACG GTTGTGATGTACCACATGATGGAGTCCTACAATGAAATTGGTTTGGATAAAATCATCGCCCAGGACATTGCCAGCGGTGTGGGTTCCTTCTTCGtggttgcactaggtggcactGCCATAG GCATCATCTGGGGCTTTCTAACTGGTCTGGTGACCCGATTCACAGATCATGTGCGTGTCATAGAACccattttcatatttgtaaTGGCTTACTTGGCCTATCTCAATGCGGAAATCTTTCACATGAGCGGCATTTTAGC CATCACTTTCTGTGGTATAACGATGAAAAATTATGTGGAATCGAATATCTCACAAAAGTCGCATACGACTGTTAAATATGCCTTGAAGATGTTGTCCAGTTCGGCGGAGACCATTATCTTTATGTTCCTGGGCGTGGCCACTGTGAACAATATGCACGTATGGAATACGTGGTTTGTGGTGCTGACCATTGCCTTCTGCTCTGTGTTTCGTGTTAttg GTGTCATCTTGCTTTCGGCCCTGGCAAATCGCTTCCGCCTGCACAAGTTGTCCAGGGTGGATCAGTTTGTGATGTCCTACGGCGGATTGCGTGGTGCTGTGGCCTTTGCCCTGGTCCTCCTGGTCGACGAGAATGTGGTCAAGCAGAAGAACATGTTTGTTACCACCACGATAGCTGTGATTTACTTTACTGTCTTCCTGCAAGGCATCACCATCAAGCCGCTGGTCAAGATCCTCAATGTGAAGCGGGCCAACAAACGCAAGCCAACCATGAACGAGCGCATTCATGAGAGG TTTATGGATCACTTGATGGCGGGCATTGAGGATATTGTGGGCAAGACAGGAAACTATAATGTGCGTGATAAGTTCAAGCGTTTCGACAATCGCTTCATTCGCCCGCTGCTGATCAGAGATCTCAAG GGCGCTGAACCGAAGATCATTGAGACGTACTCCAAACTGACCATGCGCGATGCCATGGAGGTGATGAGGCGGAATCCATCCACCATTGGCCAGATGACGGGCACCGAATCGATGAGCGCCCTGTTCCGGAATTATACCAATAACTATATTGGGGGCAGGTGGGCACCGCCAACCATATACACCACATG TCCCAGTCTGACAAATCTAGACAATACCTGTTCGCGTAATCTGGACATGGCTGAGCTGGATTATAATCCATCCAAGAAGGATCTGACTGATGCCAGGATCCATCATCTGTTGGCCGAAGAACTGAAGCCTTATAGAAGG GCCTCAATACAAATG CACCGTCGTCTTAGTTATAGCCGACACGCAGTAGATGACAGAGATTTGTCAACCCAG GTCAattacaaaatgcaaatgaactTCAGGCGCATGTTCAATGATCGCAAACATCACAAACGCAGCAAACGTGGGGCCAGCAATAAG GAGGCCAAGGAGAACGTTAAGCAGAATCATGTCTCGTTTCACGATTTTCAACAGAACGGCACCACCAAGCAGCTCACCAATG CCGAGGAGTGCCAACAGAATCCCAACGAGATCAATGTTGTTGGCCCCAGCGACGATTGGGATGATGGCCTGACCTTCACCGCCAAGTCATCAC CTGACTCGGATCGTGCCAATAACAATTCCCTGATAGCCCACATCCAAAACCTGCCGGGCTTCGATGCCTCCAAGGCGCGTATCGTCGTCCAGCATTATGCGCCCAGGGTCGACGACAGTCCGGAAACAGATCTAGATTCGCCGGACCAGGCTGTTGGGCCCACGGCCGCCGAATTGATATTGCCGTGGCGGCGGGATCGTTCATACCAGAGCATTG TGGCCGAGCATCCCATTCCCGAGGAGGATCGCAATTTGTCCCGCGAATCCGACGGAGAGAGGCgtgtggccacgcccaccgccacGGAATCCCAGCTGCCGTGGAAGCGCCAGGGTGACGAATGCACGGATGCAGTGCAGCAGAACGAGTTCCCGGCTTGGGCCTCGAACAAGGAGTACTTGGCCTACAATTCCCCCAGTGCAACATTCCTAG GTGGTATAAACAAGCCTAAACAGCCCAAGTCCGTCATAGGTCTCTTCCGGCGTGAGAGTTCCAGTTCGAAGGCCGGAAGCGTAGGCATCGGCAGCACAGGGGCCGTGGACACCGCCGCCAGTGGCTCCGTGGATCCGATGGTTGTGCCCATGTCCACCCAACCGCCCAACGCTCCGTCGACGTCGATGCACAATCCGCGGCTGGACAAGCGCTCCCAGTCGATATCGTCCGGTTCGCTGGGTGCCGGAGCCCATCAGCTCGGTACGGATGGTCACTCCGGTCCATTTCCGGTCACGGCCAGTCACCGGCGTAATGTGCGCAGGGGCTCCATGCTGGAGCTGAGCGG ACTCATTGCAACTGGACGCAGGCCCAGTAGAATATTGCAATTTAGTCCGGGAACAACTAATTTACTAGTGTCAGCCACGTTCACAACTCCTTCTCCTCCACCTCCTTCTACTTGTACttcaacaacaactacaacaacaactacagtAAATACAACAACCACAtcaaccaacaacaacaacaccaacaatTCAACAGAAACAACATCTGCAAGTGCGACTAACTCGACGCCAACCTCCCCGAGATCGGAGGATAGCGCCACATATGCGTACTGCCCAAA AGACACAATACCCGAGGAGTCGTCGTACCAGCATGGACACTCCAAGTCCTTGTGCGAGCCGGCGGATTCGGATGACTGGGAGGGAGCACCACTttccaccgccgccgccggcgAGGCCAACAGCGAGCGAATGATGCGACTGAGCGGCAGGGAGCCGctcctgccacgcccctccAACACACCACGCGCCCAGATCCGTCGCATGAATGCGGGAGCGGTGGGCGGAGCAGCTGTTAGCCAGGCGGGCCGCAAAAACCAAGTGACAAAGGCCCTCTTGGACTACGAGGATTCCGAAACGGACTCCGAGGAgaatgatgacgatgacgatgacgatgatgaggaCGAGGACTTTGATTCGTACGACGATGAGAACATTGTGGTCACCACCTTTACGACACCGGCCACGGGCAGGAGATCGGGTTCCAGTCCGGGTTCAGGATCGGAAGCCAACGCCACCAccatgacgacgacgacgacaagcATTCGGCTGACCCGCAATAACGACGAGAGCATCATTTGA
- the LOC128261715 gene encoding uncharacterized protein LOC128261715 isoform X1: MSNRTEQDYDSATPALQQQMNLARRACWRRNQSSSTQLPPQNTITITREAASRLELVNPEIAKQIDAEAQPPRDETKTRLEPQTATATRNTKWASDWRGILGKRMLLICALVLILGLVQGRPNTSAVGVASAKDAVTQLNLPMDVDVGLDPTQSAKLPRSEALKSSDQDAESGEAHKMERYPLSSVDFARVKTPFIIGIWILSASIAKIGFHMTPKLHLIFPESCLLIVVGVVIGVVLYFCTDVAVSPLTPNTFFFYMLPPIILDAGYFMPNRLFFDNLGTILLMAVVGTIFNIATIGGSLYACGRMGIYGEGETPNLMDVFLFASLISAVDPVAVLAVFEEIHVNEILYIVVFGESLLNDAVTVVMYHMMESYNEIGLDKIIAQDIASGVGSFFVVALGGTAIGIIWGFLTGLVTRFTDHVRVIEPIFIFVMAYLAYLNAEIFHMSGILAITFCGITMKNYVESNISQKSHTTVKYALKMLSSSAETIIFMFLGVATVNNMHVWNTWFVVLTIAFCSVFRVIGVILLSALANRFRLHKLSRVDQFVMSYGGLRGAVAFALVLLVDENVVKQKNMFVTTTIAVIYFTVFLQGITIKPLVKILNVKRANKRKPTMNERIHERFMDHLMAGIEDIVGKTGNYNVRDKFKRFDNRFIRPLLIRDLKGAEPKIIETYSKLTMRDAMEVMRRNPSTIGQMTGTESMSALFRNYTNNYIGGRWAPPTIYTTCPSLTNLDNTCSRNLDMAELDYNPSKKDLTDARIHHLLAEELKPYRRASIQMHRRLSYSRHAVDDRDLSTQVNYKMQMNFRRMFNDRKHHKRSKRGASNKEAKENVKQNHVSFHDFQQNGTTKQLTNDYINNVLNETAEECQQNPNEINVVGPSDDWDDGLTFTAKSSPDSDRANNNSLIAHIQNLPGFDASKARIVVQHYAPRVDDSPETDLDSPDQAVGPTAAELILPWRRDRSYQSIVAEHPIPEEDRNLSRESDGERRVATPTATESQLPWKRQGDECTDAVQQNEFPAWASNKEYLAYNSPSATFLGGINKPKQPKSVIGLFRRESSSSKAGSVGIGSTGAVDTAASGSVDPMVVPMSTQPPNAPSTSMHNPRLDKRSQSISSGSLGAGAHQLGTDGHSGPFPVTASHRRNVRRGSMLELSGLIATGRRPSRILQFSPGTTNLLVSATFTTPSPPPPSTCTSTTTTTTTTVNTTTTSTNNNNTNNSTETTSASATNSTPTSPRSEDSATYAYCPKDTIPEESSYQHGHSKSLCEPADSDDWEGAPLSTAAAGEANSERMMRLSGREPLLPRPSNTPRAQIRRMNAGAVGGAAVSQAGRKNQVTKALLDYEDSETDSEENDDDDDDDDEDEDFDSYDDENIVVTTFTTPATGRRSGSSPGSGSEANATTMTTTTTSIRLTRNNDESII; encoded by the exons ATGAGCAATCGCACGGAGCAGGATTACGACAGTGCCACTCCGGCGCTGCAACAGCAGATGAATCTGGCCCGAAGAGCCTGCTGGAGGCGGAACCAATCCTCCAGCACTCAGTTACCCCCCCAaaatacaattacaattaccaGAGAGGCAGCCAGTCGCCTGGAGTTAGTTAATCCCGAGATTGCGAAACAAATCGATGCAGAAGCTCAACCACCGAGAGATGAAACCAAAACAAGATTAGAACCACAAACTGCAACCGCAACACGCAACACAAAATGGGCATCCGACTGGCGGGGGATTCTCGGCAAAAGGATGCTGCTCATCTGCGCCTTAGTCCTGATCCTTGGACTCGTCCAGGGGCGGCCCAACACGAGTGCTGTGGGCGTGGCGTCGGCCAAGGATGCAGTCACCCAACTTAAT CTGCCCATGGACGTGGATGTGGGTCTGGATCCAACACAATCGGCAAAATTGCCTCGTTCGGAGGCACTGAAATCCAGCGACCAGGATGCGGAAAGCGGCGAAGCGCACAAGATGGAAAGGTATCCACTCTCCAGCGTGGATTTTGCCCGGGTAAAGACGCCTTTCATCATCGGAATCTGGATTTTATCTGCCAGTATAGCCAAAATCG GTTTCCATATGACGCCCAAACTGCATCTTATATTTCCGGAGTCGTGCCTGCTGATTGTCGTGGGCGTGGTCATTGGGGTGGTGCTCTATTTTTGCACCGACGTCGCCGTCTCCCCGCTGACCCCCAACACCTTCTTCTTTTATATGCTGCCACCGATTATCCTGGACGCCGGATACTTTATGCCCAATCGATTGTTCTTCGACAACCTGGGCACCATCCTGCTGATGGCGGTGGTCGGAACCATCTTCAACATAGCCACCATCG GTGGCTCGTTGTACGCCTGCGGAAGGATGGGCATTTACGGGGAGGGCGAGACTCCGAATCTGATGGACGTATTTCTGTTTGCCTCCCTCATATCCGCCGTGGATCCGGTGGCTGTTTTGGCCGTGTTCGAGGAGATACACGTCAACGAGATCCTGTACATTGTCGTCTTTGGCGAGTCCTTGCTGAATGATGCCGTTACG GTTGTGATGTACCACATGATGGAGTCCTACAATGAAATTGGTTTGGATAAAATCATCGCCCAGGACATTGCCAGCGGTGTGGGTTCCTTCTTCGtggttgcactaggtggcactGCCATAG GCATCATCTGGGGCTTTCTAACTGGTCTGGTGACCCGATTCACAGATCATGTGCGTGTCATAGAACccattttcatatttgtaaTGGCTTACTTGGCCTATCTCAATGCGGAAATCTTTCACATGAGCGGCATTTTAGC CATCACTTTCTGTGGTATAACGATGAAAAATTATGTGGAATCGAATATCTCACAAAAGTCGCATACGACTGTTAAATATGCCTTGAAGATGTTGTCCAGTTCGGCGGAGACCATTATCTTTATGTTCCTGGGCGTGGCCACTGTGAACAATATGCACGTATGGAATACGTGGTTTGTGGTGCTGACCATTGCCTTCTGCTCTGTGTTTCGTGTTAttg GTGTCATCTTGCTTTCGGCCCTGGCAAATCGCTTCCGCCTGCACAAGTTGTCCAGGGTGGATCAGTTTGTGATGTCCTACGGCGGATTGCGTGGTGCTGTGGCCTTTGCCCTGGTCCTCCTGGTCGACGAGAATGTGGTCAAGCAGAAGAACATGTTTGTTACCACCACGATAGCTGTGATTTACTTTACTGTCTTCCTGCAAGGCATCACCATCAAGCCGCTGGTCAAGATCCTCAATGTGAAGCGGGCCAACAAACGCAAGCCAACCATGAACGAGCGCATTCATGAGAGG TTTATGGATCACTTGATGGCGGGCATTGAGGATATTGTGGGCAAGACAGGAAACTATAATGTGCGTGATAAGTTCAAGCGTTTCGACAATCGCTTCATTCGCCCGCTGCTGATCAGAGATCTCAAG GGCGCTGAACCGAAGATCATTGAGACGTACTCCAAACTGACCATGCGCGATGCCATGGAGGTGATGAGGCGGAATCCATCCACCATTGGCCAGATGACGGGCACCGAATCGATGAGCGCCCTGTTCCGGAATTATACCAATAACTATATTGGGGGCAGGTGGGCACCGCCAACCATATACACCACATG TCCCAGTCTGACAAATCTAGACAATACCTGTTCGCGTAATCTGGACATGGCTGAGCTGGATTATAATCCATCCAAGAAGGATCTGACTGATGCCAGGATCCATCATCTGTTGGCCGAAGAACTGAAGCCTTATAGAAGG GCCTCAATACAAATG CACCGTCGTCTTAGTTATAGCCGACACGCAGTAGATGACAGAGATTTGTCAACCCAG GTCAattacaaaatgcaaatgaactTCAGGCGCATGTTCAATGATCGCAAACATCACAAACGCAGCAAACGTGGGGCCAGCAATAAG GAGGCCAAGGAGAACGTTAAGCAGAATCATGTCTCGTTTCACGATTTTCAACAGAACGGCACCACCAAGCAGCTCACCAATG ACTATATTAACAATGTGCTTAATGAAACAGCCGAGGAGTGCCAACAGAATCCCAACGAGATCAATGTTGTTGGCCCCAGCGACGATTGGGATGATGGCCTGACCTTCACCGCCAAGTCATCAC CTGACTCGGATCGTGCCAATAACAATTCCCTGATAGCCCACATCCAAAACCTGCCGGGCTTCGATGCCTCCAAGGCGCGTATCGTCGTCCAGCATTATGCGCCCAGGGTCGACGACAGTCCGGAAACAGATCTAGATTCGCCGGACCAGGCTGTTGGGCCCACGGCCGCCGAATTGATATTGCCGTGGCGGCGGGATCGTTCATACCAGAGCATTG TGGCCGAGCATCCCATTCCCGAGGAGGATCGCAATTTGTCCCGCGAATCCGACGGAGAGAGGCgtgtggccacgcccaccgccacGGAATCCCAGCTGCCGTGGAAGCGCCAGGGTGACGAATGCACGGATGCAGTGCAGCAGAACGAGTTCCCGGCTTGGGCCTCGAACAAGGAGTACTTGGCCTACAATTCCCCCAGTGCAACATTCCTAG GTGGTATAAACAAGCCTAAACAGCCCAAGTCCGTCATAGGTCTCTTCCGGCGTGAGAGTTCCAGTTCGAAGGCCGGAAGCGTAGGCATCGGCAGCACAGGGGCCGTGGACACCGCCGCCAGTGGCTCCGTGGATCCGATGGTTGTGCCCATGTCCACCCAACCGCCCAACGCTCCGTCGACGTCGATGCACAATCCGCGGCTGGACAAGCGCTCCCAGTCGATATCGTCCGGTTCGCTGGGTGCCGGAGCCCATCAGCTCGGTACGGATGGTCACTCCGGTCCATTTCCGGTCACGGCCAGTCACCGGCGTAATGTGCGCAGGGGCTCCATGCTGGAGCTGAGCGG ACTCATTGCAACTGGACGCAGGCCCAGTAGAATATTGCAATTTAGTCCGGGAACAACTAATTTACTAGTGTCAGCCACGTTCACAACTCCTTCTCCTCCACCTCCTTCTACTTGTACttcaacaacaactacaacaacaactacagtAAATACAACAACCACAtcaaccaacaacaacaacaccaacaatTCAACAGAAACAACATCTGCAAGTGCGACTAACTCGACGCCAACCTCCCCGAGATCGGAGGATAGCGCCACATATGCGTACTGCCCAAA AGACACAATACCCGAGGAGTCGTCGTACCAGCATGGACACTCCAAGTCCTTGTGCGAGCCGGCGGATTCGGATGACTGGGAGGGAGCACCACTttccaccgccgccgccggcgAGGCCAACAGCGAGCGAATGATGCGACTGAGCGGCAGGGAGCCGctcctgccacgcccctccAACACACCACGCGCCCAGATCCGTCGCATGAATGCGGGAGCGGTGGGCGGAGCAGCTGTTAGCCAGGCGGGCCGCAAAAACCAAGTGACAAAGGCCCTCTTGGACTACGAGGATTCCGAAACGGACTCCGAGGAgaatgatgacgatgacgatgacgatgatgaggaCGAGGACTTTGATTCGTACGACGATGAGAACATTGTGGTCACCACCTTTACGACACCGGCCACGGGCAGGAGATCGGGTTCCAGTCCGGGTTCAGGATCGGAAGCCAACGCCACCAccatgacgacgacgacgacaagcATTCGGCTGACCCGCAATAACGACGAGAGCATCATTTGA